AGGCACACAACATCGCGCGCTGGTCCCGATTGATTGTTCATGATGTTCAAAATGATGGCTTTGGATTCTTGTGCATCGGCGACCTTTAGATTTTCCATTGAAGCATTGGCGATTCCAAAATCACTCGGCTTAATTTCATATTGACTGATTTGTCCGTTGCGCAGTTCGGCGACTATGGTGGGGCCCGATAGCGTGATCTCATCTAAGCCATCATTGCCGTGGACCACTAAGGCATGCTCGGCCCCTATCAGTTGCAAGACTTTTGCTTGGGTAGCCACTAGCTCCGGATGAAATACGCCCATCAGAATATTCGGTGCTTTGGCGGGATTGGTGAGGGGTCCCAAAATATTAAAGATGGTACGCACCCCGAGGTCCTTGCGCACTGGGACTACGTTTTTCATGGCAGGGTGATGGTTGGGGGCAAACATAAAGCCAATACCAAGTTGCTCAATGCATTGACTCACCGCAGTAGCACTCAGATTTAGTTTGACCCCAAGCGCTTCCAAAACATCGGCGCTGCCTGATTTACTACTAACACTGCGGTTGCCGTGCTTCGCAATCTTGGCACCTGCCGCAGATGCAACAAACATCGATGCCGTAGAAATATTAAAGGTATGGGCGCCATCGCCGCCGGTACCGACCACATCGACCAGATGGGTCTTATCGTTCACATTCACTGCAGTAGCAAAATCTCGCATCACGGTCGCAGCCGCAGCAATTTCTGTGGGCGTTTCTTTTTTACTACGAAGGGCTACCAAGAGAGCAGCGACCATCGGGCCTGGCAGTTCACCACCCATGATGGCGCGCATGATCTGCACCATTTCGGCTTCGGGTAATTCTTTGCCGTCAATCAAGTATTGCAGCGTTTGAGATGGGGTCATAGCCATTTTTTATTTCATCGCTAAAAAGTTTTTCAGGAGGGCGTGACCATGCTCGGAAAGAATCGACTCCGGATGAAATTGAACACCCTCCACGCACAACTCCTGATGACGCACACCCATAATTTCCCCATCGGCGGTTTGCGCGGTAATGGTTAAGCAACTGGGTAGATTTTCTTGATTAATGGCTAGCGAGTGGTAGCGCGTAACTCGAAATGATTTCGGAAGATTTTGAAATACACCTTCATTCGTATGCG
This genomic window from Polynucleobacter sp. MWH-UH24A contains:
- the trpD gene encoding anthranilate phosphoribosyltransferase, giving the protein MAMTPSQTLQYLIDGKELPEAEMVQIMRAIMGGELPGPMVAALLVALRSKKETPTEIAAAATVMRDFATAVNVNDKTHLVDVVGTGGDGAHTFNISTASMFVASAAGAKIAKHGNRSVSSKSGSADVLEALGVKLNLSATAVSQCIEQLGIGFMFAPNHHPAMKNVVPVRKDLGVRTIFNILGPLTNPAKAPNILMGVFHPELVATQAKVLQLIGAEHALVVHGNDGLDEITLSGPTIVAELRNGQISQYEIKPSDFGIANASMENLKVADAQESKAIILNIMNNQSGPARDVVCLNAGATLYAANVSKSIAEGVQLASSTITSGKAKQKLEAFIALTQSLAS